In a single window of the Pandoraea pulmonicola genome:
- the rsmD gene encoding 16S rRNA (guanine(966)-N(2))-methyltransferase RsmD, with product MKSGTGNVARNAPQQVRIIGGQWKRTPLPVPPGDGLRPTPDRVRETLFNWLGQDLSGMQCLDAFAGSGALGFEAASRGAARVVMIEQAAPAVRQLRANQAKLGAGQIEIVQADARRLITTLAPGAFDVVFLDPPFASGWLGELLAPAARLLAPDGVIYAESDSPLEDEALAAVGLACLRRAKAGAVHYHLLESIPKT from the coding sequence ATGAAGTCTGGTACCGGCAACGTGGCGCGCAACGCGCCGCAGCAGGTGCGCATCATCGGCGGCCAATGGAAGCGTACGCCGCTGCCCGTGCCACCCGGTGACGGCCTGCGGCCCACGCCCGACCGCGTGCGCGAGACGCTCTTCAACTGGCTCGGACAGGACCTCAGCGGTATGCAGTGCCTCGACGCGTTCGCCGGCAGCGGCGCGCTCGGATTCGAGGCGGCGTCTCGCGGTGCGGCCCGGGTCGTGATGATCGAGCAGGCCGCGCCCGCGGTGCGGCAACTGCGGGCGAATCAGGCCAAGCTGGGCGCTGGCCAGATCGAGATCGTCCAGGCCGATGCGCGGCGTCTGATAACCACACTCGCGCCCGGGGCTTTCGACGTGGTATTTCTCGACCCCCCGTTTGCCAGCGGCTGGCTGGGCGAGCTGCTGGCGCCGGCTGCCCGTCTGCTGGCGCCGGACGGCGTGATCTATGCCGAATCCGACTCGCCGCTCGAGGACGAGGCGCTTGCCGCGGTCGGCCTTGCCTGCCTGCGCCGGGCGAAAGCCGGGGCGGTGCATTATCATTTGCTTGAATCGATTCCGAAAACCTAG
- the nodI gene encoding nodulation factor ABC transporter ATP-binding protein NodI: MTAAAIEVTELCKTYDDRPVVDHLSLRVAPGECFGLLGPNGAGKTTTLRMLLGLVTPDAGDIRLGGMPVPQSAPEARRRIGVVPQFDNLDPDFTVRENLAVFGRYFGLSRAEIRERVPALLAFARLEAKADARVGQLSGGMKRRLTLARALINNPDLLVLDEPTTGLDPQARHLIWERLKSLMNEGKTILLTTHFMEEAERLCHRLCVIDAGRKIAEGTPPELVAREIGCDVVELFGDVPRALLAQISPLAERIETSGETHFCYVRDAAPLVAALQHQPGVRYLHRRANLEDVFLKLTGREMRDE; encoded by the coding sequence ATGACCGCTGCCGCCATCGAGGTAACAGAGCTCTGCAAGACCTATGACGACCGTCCCGTCGTCGATCATCTCTCCCTTCGCGTCGCCCCCGGCGAGTGTTTCGGCCTGCTGGGGCCCAACGGCGCGGGCAAGACGACCACGTTGCGCATGCTGCTGGGCCTGGTGACGCCCGACGCCGGCGACATCCGGCTCGGCGGCATGCCCGTGCCGCAGTCGGCGCCCGAGGCTCGGCGACGCATCGGCGTGGTGCCGCAGTTCGACAATCTCGATCCCGACTTCACCGTGCGCGAGAACCTTGCCGTCTTCGGCCGGTATTTCGGCCTCTCGCGCGCCGAGATTCGTGAGCGCGTGCCGGCCCTGCTGGCCTTCGCGCGGCTCGAAGCCAAGGCCGACGCCCGCGTCGGCCAGCTCTCCGGCGGCATGAAGCGCCGCCTCACACTCGCCCGCGCGCTCATCAACAATCCCGACCTGCTCGTACTCGACGAGCCGACCACCGGCCTCGATCCGCAAGCGCGGCATCTGATCTGGGAACGTCTCAAATCGTTGATGAACGAAGGCAAGACGATTCTGCTGACGACGCATTTCATGGAGGAGGCCGAGCGGCTGTGCCATCGCCTGTGCGTGATAGATGCTGGGCGCAAGATTGCCGAGGGCACACCGCCAGAACTCGTCGCACGCGAAATCGGTTGCGACGTGGTGGAGCTCTTCGGCGACGTGCCGCGGGCGTTGCTCGCACAGATCTCACCGTTGGCCGAGCGCATCGAGACGAGCGGCGAGACGCATTTCTGCTACGTGCGCGATGCGGCGCCTCTCGTGGCCGCGCTGCAGCACCAGCCCGGCGTCCGCTACCTCCATCGCCGCGCGAACCTCGAGGACGTTTTCCTCAAACTCACGGGACGGGAGATGCGCGATGAATAA
- the rpoH gene encoding RNA polymerase sigma factor RpoH, protein MSTAATLHPTTPATGTAPTSRALALAPSALMLPGSLGNIDSYIQAVHRIPMLSAEEEQTLAKRLREHDDLEAARKLVLSHLRLVVSIARNYLGYGLPHADLIQEGNIGLMKAVKRFDPSQGVRLVSYAMHWIKAEIHEYVLRNWRTVKVATTKAQRKLFFNLRSQKQGLQAFTPEEIDQVARDLNVKREDVIEMETRMSGGDIALEGHGDDSDSASFAPIAYLADTHQEPTAVIAARERDHLQSDGLQTALARLDSRSRRIIEARWLAVDDDGSGGATLHELAEEFGVSAERIRQIEVAAMKKMKGALQAYA, encoded by the coding sequence TTGAGTACTGCCGCCACATTGCATCCGACGACGCCGGCCACCGGCACGGCGCCGACTTCGCGTGCCCTTGCTCTTGCCCCGTCGGCATTGATGCTGCCGGGCAGTCTGGGCAATATCGACAGCTATATTCAGGCTGTTCACCGCATCCCCATGCTTTCCGCCGAGGAAGAGCAGACGCTCGCCAAGCGCCTGCGGGAACACGACGATCTCGAAGCCGCCCGCAAGCTGGTGCTCTCGCACCTGCGCCTGGTGGTGTCGATCGCGCGTAACTACCTCGGCTACGGCCTGCCGCATGCCGACCTGATCCAGGAAGGCAACATCGGTCTGATGAAGGCCGTCAAGCGCTTCGATCCCTCGCAGGGCGTGCGACTCGTGTCGTATGCCATGCACTGGATCAAGGCCGAGATTCACGAGTACGTGCTGCGCAACTGGCGTACGGTCAAGGTTGCCACGACCAAGGCCCAGCGCAAGCTCTTCTTCAACCTGCGCAGCCAGAAGCAGGGCTTGCAGGCTTTCACGCCGGAAGAGATCGATCAGGTCGCGCGCGATCTGAACGTCAAGCGCGAAGACGTCATCGAGATGGAAACGCGCATGTCCGGCGGCGACATCGCGCTCGAAGGTCATGGCGACGACAGCGACAGCGCGAGCTTCGCCCCGATCGCCTACCTGGCCGATACGCATCAGGAACCGACCGCCGTGATCGCCGCGCGCGAGCGCGACCATCTGCAAAGCGACGGTCTGCAAACGGCGCTCGCCCGCCTTGACTCGCGCAGCCGCCGCATCATCGAAGCGCGCTGGCTGGCGGTCGACGATGACGGCAGTGGCGGCGCCACGCTGCACGAGCTGGCGGAAGAATTCGGCGTGTCCGCCGAACGTATCCGTCAGATCGAAGTGGCCGCGATGAAGAAGATGAAGGGCGCGCTGCAAGCGTATGCCTGA
- the maiA gene encoding maleylacetoacetate isomerase, which yields MPTLYSYFRSSAAYRVRIALNLKGIDYETMPVHLVRDGGEQLKPAYRALNVNGLVPTYVDGDVNIHQSLAIIEYLEETHPTPALLPADPAARAQVRALALDIAADIHPIDNLRVLRYLKHDLSVTEEQKNAWYVHWIVEGFKALEARLAAQSPQGRFVFGDTPTLADCCLVPQVYNANRFKVDMAPFPRIAAINAHCATLDAFRRAAPEAQPDAE from the coding sequence ATGCCCACGCTGTACAGCTATTTCCGCAGTTCCGCCGCGTATCGCGTGCGAATCGCCCTCAACCTCAAGGGAATCGACTACGAGACGATGCCGGTGCATCTGGTTCGCGACGGCGGCGAGCAGCTCAAGCCGGCGTACCGGGCGCTGAACGTCAACGGCCTGGTGCCGACGTACGTCGACGGCGACGTGAACATTCATCAATCGCTGGCGATCATCGAATATCTGGAAGAGACGCACCCCACGCCCGCGTTGCTGCCCGCCGATCCGGCGGCGCGCGCGCAGGTACGGGCGCTGGCGCTCGACATCGCGGCCGACATCCATCCGATCGACAACCTGCGCGTACTGCGGTACCTCAAGCACGACTTGAGCGTCACCGAGGAGCAGAAGAATGCGTGGTACGTGCATTGGATCGTCGAGGGCTTCAAGGCGCTGGAGGCGCGGCTTGCCGCTCAGTCGCCGCAAGGCAGGTTCGTGTTCGGCGACACGCCGACGCTGGCCGATTGCTGCCTCGTGCCGCAGGTCTACAACGCCAACCGGTTCAAGGTGGACATGGCGCCGTTCCCGCGCATTGCCGCCATCAACGCACATTGCGCGACGCTCGACGCGTTCCGGCGCGCCGCGCCTGAAGCGCAACCCGACGCCGAGTAG
- a CDS encoding M16 family metallopeptidase, giving the protein MRALSPVRTSLLVCAAALASTAAQAALPIQTWTAPSGAKVLLVESRSIPMIDLNIDFDAGSRYDPPGKAGLALLTAGLLDAGAMAAGGRPALTEAQIADRFADVGAMAGTQAGRDAATVTMRTLSSAAERDAAVSTMAQFLQHPTFPEAVLKRESARLSAAIAEADTKPEAIAEKAFLHAIYGSHPYGVTATVASVNAVKRDDLVRFYRDMYSPKRAVVTIVGDIDRAQAEKVVATLTDAMPAGVTPPAMPAVAPLRSAVQIDLPHPAEQAHIVTGQASMARSDPDYFPLLVGNYVLGSGGFVSRLTAEVREKRGLTYGVSSAFVPQLQEGPFEISLQTRREQARDALKVVRETLGKFVQDGPTDAEMQAAKDNLVNGFPLRLDSNRKLLANVAAIGFYNLPLDYLDTWTEKVKAVTAAQVKEAFARHVQPDRLATIVVGPGDVFGAASKGATAPAAGKSGTGTKAK; this is encoded by the coding sequence ATGCGTGCGCTTTCCCCTGTGCGCACGAGTCTGCTGGTGTGCGCGGCTGCGCTCGCCTCCACCGCCGCGCAGGCGGCATTGCCGATTCAGACCTGGACCGCGCCGTCCGGCGCCAAGGTGCTACTCGTCGAGAGCCGGTCGATTCCGATGATCGACCTGAACATCGATTTCGATGCGGGCAGCCGCTACGATCCGCCGGGCAAGGCCGGCCTGGCGCTGCTCACGGCGGGCCTGCTCGACGCCGGCGCAATGGCGGCCGGTGGGCGTCCCGCGTTGACCGAAGCGCAGATCGCCGACCGCTTCGCCGATGTCGGCGCGATGGCGGGCACGCAGGCCGGCCGCGACGCCGCGACCGTCACCATGCGCACGCTGTCCTCGGCTGCCGAGCGCGACGCGGCGGTGAGCACCATGGCGCAGTTCCTCCAGCATCCGACGTTCCCCGAGGCCGTACTCAAGCGCGAATCGGCGCGGCTGTCGGCTGCGATCGCCGAAGCCGACACGAAACCCGAGGCCATCGCCGAGAAGGCGTTTCTCCATGCGATCTATGGCAGCCATCCGTACGGTGTGACGGCAACGGTGGCGAGCGTCAACGCCGTCAAGCGCGACGATCTCGTGCGCTTCTATCGCGACATGTACAGCCCGAAGCGGGCGGTCGTCACGATCGTCGGCGACATCGACCGCGCGCAGGCGGAGAAGGTCGTCGCCACGCTGACGGATGCGATGCCGGCCGGCGTCACGCCGCCCGCCATGCCTGCCGTGGCCCCGCTGCGCAGTGCCGTGCAGATCGATCTGCCGCACCCGGCGGAGCAGGCGCACATCGTGACGGGGCAGGCCTCGATGGCACGTAGCGATCCCGACTACTTCCCGTTGCTCGTGGGCAATTACGTGCTGGGCAGCGGCGGGTTCGTGTCGCGGCTCACGGCCGAAGTGCGCGAGAAGCGCGGTCTCACGTACGGCGTGTCGAGCGCCTTCGTGCCGCAGTTGCAGGAAGGGCCGTTCGAGATCAGCCTGCAGACGCGTCGCGAGCAGGCGCGCGACGCGCTCAAGGTCGTGCGCGAGACGCTCGGCAAGTTCGTGCAGGACGGACCGACCGATGCGGAAATGCAAGCCGCGAAGGACAACCTCGTCAACGGTTTCCCGCTGCGTCTGGACAGCAACCGCAAGCTGCTGGCGAACGTGGCGGCCATCGGCTTCTACAATCTGCCGCTCGACTATCTCGACACGTGGACCGAGAAGGTCAAGGCCGTCACGGCGGCGCAGGTCAAGGAAGCCTTCGCGCGCCACGTGCAGCCGGATCGTCTGGCCACGATCGTCGTCGGACCGGGTGACGTGTTCGGCGCCGCAAGCAAGGGTGCCACCGCCCCCGCCGCCGGCAAGTCCGGTACCGGCACGAAGGCGAAGTAA
- the ftsY gene encoding signal recognition particle-docking protein FtsY codes for MFSFFKRFKSGGNKAAETSPASPESVESTDSAQPAQATEPTAPAATAGDAKANVASPASHQSTAPTAPATPATPTVSEPVQSAAENTEASDSISAQIPTPDASTTSEPVDVAPPPAPVVVKDAQGETIGEIVAAPAPAPAAKRSWLTRLKTGLSKTSAGLTGIFVGVKVDENLFEELEGALLMSDAGVEATTFLLDALRKKVKAERLTEGEQVKRALHDLLVELLQPLEQSLVLGREAPLVVMIAGVNGAGKTTSIGKLAKHFQHYGQSVLLAAGDTFRAAAREQLTIWGERNNVAVVSQESGDPAAVVFDAVNAARARRIDIVMADTAGRLPTQLHLMEELKKIRRVLGKAAEGAPHEVLLVIDANTGQNALAQVKAFDDALQLTGLIVTKLDGTAKGGILAAIARQRPVPVYFIGVGEKVEDLQPFSAREFADALLG; via the coding sequence ATGTTCAGTTTCTTCAAGCGCTTCAAGTCGGGCGGCAACAAGGCCGCCGAGACGAGTCCCGCATCGCCAGAATCCGTCGAGTCGACCGACTCGGCTCAGCCGGCCCAGGCCACCGAACCGACGGCGCCTGCTGCCACCGCGGGCGACGCAAAGGCGAACGTCGCATCGCCCGCGTCCCATCAATCCACCGCGCCCACCGCCCCCGCCACACCTGCGACGCCGACGGTGAGCGAGCCGGTGCAAAGCGCCGCCGAAAACACGGAAGCGTCCGACTCCATTTCGGCCCAAATCCCAACGCCGGACGCATCGACCACGTCAGAACCGGTGGACGTCGCACCACCGCCCGCGCCCGTCGTCGTGAAGGACGCGCAAGGTGAAACCATCGGCGAAATCGTCGCCGCCCCGGCCCCCGCGCCGGCCGCCAAGCGCTCGTGGCTCACGCGCCTGAAGACCGGTCTGTCGAAGACCAGCGCCGGCCTCACGGGCATCTTCGTCGGCGTGAAGGTCGACGAGAATCTCTTCGAGGAACTCGAAGGCGCCCTGCTGATGAGCGACGCGGGCGTCGAAGCCACCACCTTCCTCCTCGACGCGCTGCGCAAGAAGGTCAAGGCCGAACGCCTGACCGAAGGCGAACAGGTCAAGCGCGCGTTGCACGATCTGCTGGTCGAACTGCTGCAACCGCTCGAGCAGAGCCTCGTGCTCGGCCGCGAAGCGCCGCTGGTCGTGATGATCGCGGGCGTGAACGGCGCCGGCAAGACGACGAGCATCGGCAAGCTGGCCAAGCACTTTCAGCATTACGGGCAGTCGGTGCTGCTCGCCGCCGGCGACACGTTCCGCGCGGCGGCTCGCGAGCAGTTGACGATCTGGGGCGAGCGTAACAACGTGGCGGTCGTCTCGCAGGAAAGCGGCGATCCGGCGGCGGTCGTCTTCGACGCCGTCAACGCGGCACGGGCGCGCAGGATCGATATCGTGATGGCCGACACGGCAGGCCGCCTGCCGACGCAGTTGCATCTGATGGAGGAGCTCAAGAAGATCAGGCGCGTGCTTGGCAAGGCCGCCGAGGGCGCGCCGCACGAGGTGCTGCTCGTGATCGACGCCAACACCGGCCAGAACGCGCTCGCGCAGGTCAAGGCGTTCGACGACGCGCTGCAACTCACCGGCCTCATCGTGACCAAGCTCGACGGCACGGCCAAGGGCGGCATTCTTGCCGCGATCGCACGCCAGCGTCCGGTGCCGGTGTACTTCATCGGCGTGGGCGAGAAGGTCGAGGATCTGCAACCGTTCTCCGCACGCGAGTTCGCAGACGCCTTGCTGGGATAA
- a CDS encoding nuclear transport factor 2 family protein: MAGKHIDAVRALETARFGAMVEGDVEQLDSLLADGMHYVHSNGKRETKREFLDALTSGRRRYLDIDIRAQELRQFGDTVVVTGKVWVELETATGSLESQMAYTAVHVREAEEWRLISWQATRLASAD; this comes from the coding sequence ATGGCTGGTAAGCATATCGACGCGGTGCGTGCGCTCGAGACTGCGCGGTTTGGCGCGATGGTCGAGGGCGACGTCGAACAACTGGACTCACTCCTGGCAGACGGCATGCACTACGTGCATTCCAACGGCAAACGCGAAACCAAACGCGAATTCCTCGACGCGCTTACGTCGGGCCGCCGCCGATACCTCGATATCGACATCCGGGCGCAGGAACTGCGCCAGTTCGGCGACACCGTGGTCGTGACGGGCAAGGTCTGGGTCGAGCTGGAAACGGCCACGGGCTCGCTCGAGTCGCAGATGGCCTATACGGCGGTGCACGTGCGCGAAGCCGAGGAATGGCGGCTCATCTCCTGGCAGGCGACCCGTTTGGCGTCGGCGGACTGA
- a CDS encoding M16 family metallopeptidase: MTATMRWRHALVGLTLAGLMGLSHAADTGGSKTTDNTSEFTLSNGLRLIVREDHRAPTVAHVVWYRAGSLDEFNGTTGVAHALEHMMFKGTKSVGAGQFSRQVAALGGRENAFTSKDYTGYFEQTEKSRLPEMMRLEADRMANLTLSADEFAKEIQVVMEERRLRTDDQPRALLYEQLMATALVANPYRRPIVGWMDDLQHMTVQDTRDWYERWYAPNNAVVVVSGDVDPAQVRQFAEKYYGALKPRALPERRPQNEPAQLGVRRVFVKAPAENPNVMLAWRAPRLTDVEKDDDVYALQVLAAVLDGYGNARLTSRLVREQRIANDVGASYDGVGRGPQFFLLDGTPAQGKTPEQIEKALRAQIADVAAHGVTEAELKRVKAQVVASQIYKRDSVFGQAMEIGLNEMSGISWRQIDRMLEKVKAVTPAQVQAVAGKYFGDDSLTVATLVPQPIDEATRKRRAQGAEDLKNMR; this comes from the coding sequence ATGACGGCAACCATGCGCTGGCGACACGCCTTGGTCGGACTGACCTTGGCCGGGCTGATGGGCCTGAGCCATGCGGCCGACACCGGCGGCAGCAAAACCACGGACAACACTTCGGAATTCACGCTATCGAACGGCCTGCGGCTGATCGTGCGCGAAGATCACCGCGCGCCCACGGTCGCTCACGTGGTCTGGTATCGCGCCGGCTCGCTCGACGAGTTCAACGGCACCACGGGCGTCGCCCACGCGCTCGAACACATGATGTTCAAGGGCACGAAGTCCGTCGGCGCCGGGCAGTTTTCGCGCCAGGTCGCCGCGCTGGGCGGCCGTGAGAACGCCTTCACCAGCAAGGACTACACCGGCTACTTCGAGCAGACGGAGAAGTCGCGCCTGCCGGAGATGATGCGTCTCGAGGCCGACCGCATGGCCAATCTGACGCTCTCCGCCGACGAATTCGCGAAGGAGATCCAGGTGGTCATGGAGGAGCGCCGTCTGCGCACCGACGATCAGCCGCGCGCACTGCTCTACGAACAATTGATGGCCACGGCGCTCGTGGCCAATCCGTACCGCCGCCCGATCGTCGGCTGGATGGACGACCTGCAGCACATGACCGTGCAGGACACACGCGACTGGTACGAGCGCTGGTATGCGCCGAACAACGCCGTCGTGGTCGTGAGCGGCGACGTCGATCCGGCGCAGGTCAGGCAGTTCGCCGAAAAGTACTATGGGGCGCTCAAGCCGCGCGCGTTGCCCGAGCGCCGTCCGCAGAACGAGCCGGCACAACTGGGCGTGAGGCGCGTCTTCGTGAAGGCGCCGGCCGAGAATCCGAACGTGATGCTGGCGTGGCGTGCGCCGCGCCTGACCGACGTCGAGAAGGACGACGACGTCTATGCGCTGCAGGTGCTTGCCGCCGTGCTCGACGGCTACGGCAACGCTCGGCTGACGAGTCGTCTGGTGCGCGAGCAACGCATCGCCAACGATGTCGGAGCGAGCTATGACGGCGTGGGCCGGGGCCCGCAGTTCTTCCTCCTCGACGGCACGCCGGCGCAAGGCAAGACGCCCGAGCAGATCGAGAAGGCCTTGCGCGCGCAGATCGCCGACGTCGCAGCACACGGCGTGACCGAGGCGGAACTCAAGCGCGTGAAGGCGCAGGTGGTCGCGTCGCAGATCTACAAGCGCGACTCGGTGTTCGGGCAGGCCATGGAGATCGGCCTGAACGAAATGTCGGGCATTTCGTGGCGGCAGATCGATCGCATGCTCGAAAAGGTGAAGGCGGTAACGCCCGCGCAAGTGCAGGCGGTGGCCGGCAAGTACTTCGGCGACGATTCGCTGACGGTGGCCACGCTGGTGCCGCAGCCGATCGACGAAGCGACACGCAAGCGCCGCGCCCAAGGGGCGGAAGACCTGAAGAACATGCGCTGA
- the cydP gene encoding cytochrome oxidase putative small subunit CydP codes for MDTHSPSSLKPPATAASAGAPRSAASGPLAWLINRWRTRPSRFMAEILIVLAIKVVLLFILKHAFFDAPMAKHMQLPPDVVARALIGPQAVETPSPTPSQGVRHDQ; via the coding sequence ATGGACACCCACTCTCCTAGCAGTCTGAAGCCTCCCGCCACGGCGGCATCCGCCGGGGCGCCACGCTCCGCCGCCTCCGGCCCTCTCGCCTGGCTGATCAACCGCTGGCGCACGCGCCCTTCCCGTTTCATGGCAGAAATCCTGATCGTTCTCGCGATCAAGGTAGTACTCCTGTTCATTCTGAAACATGCGTTCTTCGATGCACCGATGGCCAAGCACATGCAATTGCCGCCGGACGTCGTGGCCCGCGCCCTGATCGGGCCGCAAGCCGTCGAAACGCCATCCCCCACCCCAAGTCAAGGTGTCCGCCATGATCAGTAG
- a CDS encoding ABC transporter permease, protein MNKPHAPRYLPGAAAWIGVWRRNFLVWRKLAIASMFGNLADPMIYLFGLGFGLGMMVGNVDGTSYIAFLAAGTVGSSVMFSASFESMYSGFSRMHVQRTWEALMHTPLTLGDVVLGEVVWAASKAVLSGLAILIVASVLGYARLDSLAIVFPVVLLAGLAFASLAMVMTSLAPSYDFFMFYQTLVMTPMLLLSGVFFPLSQLPSAARHITEWLPLAHAVALIRPAMLGRSLDQPWLHAGALAVYAIVGFAVALVLLRRRILR, encoded by the coding sequence ATGAATAAGCCCCATGCACCGCGTTATCTTCCGGGGGCCGCGGCGTGGATCGGCGTCTGGCGGCGCAACTTCCTCGTCTGGCGCAAGCTCGCCATCGCGTCGATGTTCGGCAATCTGGCCGATCCGATGATCTACCTGTTCGGGCTGGGTTTCGGACTGGGGATGATGGTCGGCAACGTGGACGGCACGTCCTACATCGCATTCCTCGCCGCGGGTACCGTCGGCTCGAGCGTGATGTTCTCCGCGAGCTTCGAGTCGATGTACTCGGGCTTCTCCCGCATGCACGTGCAGCGCACTTGGGAGGCCCTCATGCACACGCCGCTCACGCTGGGCGACGTGGTTCTGGGGGAGGTGGTGTGGGCGGCGAGCAAGGCGGTGCTCTCGGGGCTGGCCATCCTCATCGTGGCCAGCGTGCTGGGCTATGCGCGCCTCGACAGCCTCGCGATCGTCTTCCCGGTGGTCCTGCTTGCCGGCCTAGCGTTCGCGAGTCTGGCGATGGTCATGACGTCGCTCGCGCCGAGCTACGACTTCTTCATGTTCTACCAGACGCTCGTCATGACGCCAATGCTGCTGCTCTCCGGCGTGTTCTTCCCGTTGTCGCAATTGCCGTCCGCCGCTCGCCACATCACCGAGTGGCTGCCGCTCGCGCATGCCGTGGCCCTGATCCGCCCCGCCATGCTCGGACGCTCCCTCGACCAGCCGTGGCTGCATGCCGGTGCGCTCGCCGTCTACGCCATCGTGGGTTTCGCCGTCGCACTGGTACTGCTGCGCCGCCGGATTCTCCGGTGA
- a CDS encoding LysE/ArgO family amino acid transporter gives MFDPAFWRGMALGASLIVAIGAQNAFVLRQGILRRHVGVVVAVCTLCDMTLIAAGVAGMGGLIQAYPSFLTAVTWGGAAFLFWYGLRAWRAAFRGTGALQADGSRAATQDMTWQRAFLLVSMLSLLNPHVYLDTVILLGGIGAREAYPGNVWFAAGAMLASVLWFTTLGYGARLLAPLFSRARAWQILDGVVGTMMWGLCAGLVAQQL, from the coding sequence ATGTTCGATCCGGCTTTCTGGCGAGGCATGGCGCTTGGCGCGAGCCTCATCGTGGCGATCGGTGCGCAGAACGCGTTCGTGCTGCGGCAGGGGATTCTGCGACGCCACGTCGGCGTGGTCGTCGCCGTCTGCACGTTGTGCGACATGACGCTCATCGCGGCGGGCGTGGCCGGCATGGGGGGACTGATCCAAGCCTATCCGAGCTTTCTGACGGCCGTGACGTGGGGCGGCGCCGCGTTCCTGTTCTGGTATGGGCTGCGCGCCTGGCGCGCGGCGTTTCGCGGCACGGGTGCGCTGCAGGCCGACGGCAGCCGCGCCGCCACGCAGGACATGACCTGGCAGCGCGCCTTCCTGCTCGTGTCGATGCTTTCGCTGCTCAATCCGCACGTCTACCTCGATACGGTGATTCTGCTGGGCGGCATCGGCGCGCGCGAGGCGTATCCGGGCAACGTCTGGTTCGCCGCGGGCGCGATGCTGGCATCGGTGCTGTGGTTCACCACGCTCGGATACGGGGCGCGCCTGCTCGCGCCGCTGTTCTCGCGAGCGCGCGCGTGGCAGATCCTCGATGGCGTCGTCGGCACGATGATGTGGGGACTCTGCGCAGGGCTTGTCGCGCAGCAGTTGTGA
- the ybiB gene encoding DNA-binding protein YbiB, producing MTPAAPFACAPLLKIIARGAKGARALSADETRTLFDAILADQVAPAELGGVLIAYRIKGETPVELRAMLDAAHATFTPLTAPADAPPPVLLPSYNGARKQPNLTPLLALLLAREGIPVLVHGQHHSGANRVGTQAIFAELGYEACQSGAQAEAALQARRVAYLPIAALSPALERLLEMRAALGVRNSGHTVVKLLQPFAGPALRLINYTHPEYRDTLGEMFRDAGNSPAPGVLLSRGTEGEPVADARRQAAIEGFSDGTLRLWQEAEDGATGAPPVLPAADAAATARWIEAVLAGDARIPGPIARQLGVIRGALGLD from the coding sequence ATGACCCCTGCCGCTCCCTTTGCCTGTGCGCCGTTGCTCAAGATCATCGCCCGGGGGGCCAAGGGCGCACGCGCGCTCAGCGCCGACGAAACACGTACGCTGTTCGACGCGATTCTGGCCGACCAGGTGGCCCCGGCCGAGCTCGGCGGCGTGCTGATCGCGTACCGGATCAAAGGCGAGACACCGGTCGAACTGCGCGCCATGCTCGACGCCGCGCACGCCACCTTCACGCCGCTCACGGCGCCCGCCGACGCCCCGCCACCCGTGCTGCTGCCCAGCTACAACGGGGCGCGCAAACAACCCAATCTGACGCCGCTGCTCGCCCTTCTGCTCGCGCGCGAAGGCATCCCGGTGCTCGTTCACGGCCAGCATCACAGCGGCGCGAATCGGGTCGGCACGCAGGCGATCTTCGCGGAACTGGGCTACGAGGCTTGCCAGTCGGGCGCGCAGGCCGAAGCGGCCTTGCAGGCTCGGCGCGTCGCCTACTTGCCGATCGCGGCGCTCTCCCCCGCGCTGGAGCGCCTGCTCGAAATGCGCGCCGCGCTGGGCGTGCGCAATTCAGGGCACACGGTGGTCAAGCTGCTGCAACCGTTTGCGGGGCCGGCGCTGCGGCTGATCAACTACACCCATCCGGAATATCGGGACACGCTCGGCGAGATGTTCCGCGATGCGGGCAACAGTCCCGCCCCCGGCGTCCTTCTCTCACGAGGCACGGAAGGCGAACCCGTCGCGGACGCCCGCCGTCAGGCCGCCATCGAGGGCTTTAGCGACGGCACGCTCCGGCTCTGGCAGGAGGCGGAAGACGGTGCGACAGGCGCACCGCCCGTGCTGCCCGCGGCCGACGCTGCGGCCACCGCCCGCTGGATCGAGGCGGTACTGGCGGGAGACGCCAGGATTCCCGGGCCGATCGCGCGCCAGCTCGGCGTCATTCGTGGAGCGCTGGGGCTCGACTGA